The sequence AATAAATTGGGAAAATACAGCATCATCTTCAGTAAAAGCTACATCTACATTTTCCCCTATTAACCATTGATAGTCCCGATAAGCAACATTTCTATTATATGAAGCCAGAGTATTTCTTACAACAGAAATACCTAATTGCTCTACATTACTCCAATTAAAAAATAATAAATTAAAGATAACTAACCCCAATATTAACATTGTAACAGTTATACCTTTTCTTGTGTTTAAATTTAACATTTCCCTTCCCCCTTCCTTTTAGTTTACATAACACAAAGTATTATATCATACTTTTTCTTCTATGCCAACATGGGCAAAGATAAAAAGACACTGGATAACTTTAATTTATCCAGCGTCTTCTTACCTTTTACTTATGGTGCAAAGAAATTCATTGGGTTGAGGGCAGTTCCATTTCTTCTTATTTCAAAATGGAGATGAACACCTGTTGCTGAACCAGTTCTACCCATCCTTCCTATAATCTGCCCTTGATTTACCCTATCTCCTACTTTAACTGACATACTTTGAAGATGTGCGTAATAAGTCGTATAGCCATTGCCATGGTCAATGATTACTAAATTCCCATAGCCTCCTCTATATTCACTGGTTACAACTCTTCCTCCAGCTGCAGCATAGATAGGGGTTCCAGCACTGTGGGCTATATCCACCCCTGTATGAAAATCAGGTCTACCTGTAATAGGGTGAACCCTGTTACCAAAGTGGGATGTTATTACACCTACCCCATATTGTACCGGCCACCTAAAAATCCCTGTACCTCGACCTGGTAAAGTGGCAGTACCCCTTTCTGCTATTCTCGTTACAGGTTCAACCACTACTTTATTACTTACTTCTACCCGATTAACTTCAACACCGTTTATAAGGGTAATTTCATATTTTACTTCCCTTTGACCTGGCTTTCCTTGGGTATGAACCCTGGTTTGCCAAGTAAACAAATTAGGGGTGTTTCGCCATTGGGTTGTATAGGGGATAGACTCAAACTTTGATTCTTCTTTAACAACTTTGACATTTAATAAAGGTTCTGCAGTTGTCAGTTTAAGTTCTTGCCCTTCGTAAATTATATGAGAATTTAACCCATTGGCAGCTTTTAATTCCTCAACGGTCATATTAGCCCTTCTTGCAATGGCTGATAAACTATCTCCTCTAGATACTTGATATGTTTCATATCTAGGTGTACCCCTTAATAAGAGATTTTTTGCCAATTCGTAGTCCATTATTTCATCAGGTCGTACTGCAACAGCTTTAAACTTAACATCATTGAGAATTTCCACATCTTTAACTGTATCACCCTTTGCGTTGGTAATATAGTACTGCAGTATTTCCTCAATAATTTTATTTGCAACTTCTTCACTTTCTACAACAACTGTTGGTTTACCTTCAACAATTATTAGAGTTCCTGCCGATTCATAAGATACCAATTGTGCAATTTTATATTGCAGATTAGGTAAATGTTCCTGTGGTTTGAGTTGAAATACCCTTTCAGTAGTTATTTCTTGAACTATAACAACATCATATCCTGTTCTTAATGTTTCTTGATTTGTTAAGTGGTCAATTATTCTTTCTAAATCATCGAGATTTTTTACAATCCCCACTTCTTGCCCATCCACAGCTACAGTATATACATAGCCCGGTTGATATTGAGAGTATCCAATATATCCTATTGTTAAAAATACTGCTGTGATTATCAGGCTTACGACTCCAAGTTGCCATTGTGTTAAATTTTTTAGAGTCGTAAATTGGGGGATTTTTAAATCAGCCACACTTTCACCCCTTTCTATTAAAGTCTATCATTAACTATTCTACACAATTTCCTAAAATCCTTTTTATTTGAACCAATTTACATTATTTTTAAGGAAATTTGTTTAACCAAACGATAAAATAAAGGGAAAATTGGTAGAATAGCTATAACTGAGAGTATGTTAAACAAGGTTTGACCATTGGCGATTTGTCTTTCTATTAACTTTGAAGGGGTTAAGAAAATTACTAAATTAACGTAGTGATGAAATATAATAGAAATAATGATAATCCCTAAGAAATTAAATAGTATCTGGCCTACTACAATTGTTTTAGCTTTTTTAGAGAAAGAAAAACTTGCTAAAACTCCAGTTATACAAGTACCTAAATTAGCCCCTAAAATAAGTCCTAACGCTCCTGTTATTTCTAGTACCCCGACTCTACCTAGATTAATTGCTAAAGCAGTTAAAGCACTACTGCTTTGGATCAACGCTGTAAAACCAAATCCTATAAAGATAGCCACCGAAACCTTATCATTTGCTAATAATAATAACTGGTTTATCATGGTACCACTATTGGAGGTTAAAGCTTTAACTGGTATACTCATGTGATATAGTGATAAAATTAGCAAAGAAAACCAAAAAATAGTTTTTCTTATGTTTTTAAATTTTGGTAATACCATTGAAACCAATAAAATAAATGGTAAAAGGAAGAAAATAATTTTTTGAGGTATACTTAAAAGTTGTCCAGTGACGGTAGTTCCTATTTCAGTACCTAACACTGCTGCCAAGCCACTTTTTTCAGAAATTACACTTCCTTCTACTAAACCAATAATCATTAATACAACTATACTACTACTTTGGG is a genomic window of Anaerobranca gottschalkii DSM 13577 containing:
- a CDS encoding Na/Pi symporter, with translation MQILHSIHFVIALGIFLIIIKEFAKSCSHLITENNRKILLKSQNILLMVLAGALLSAITQSSSIVVLMIIGLVEGSVISEKSGLAAVLGTEIGTTVTGQLLSIPQKIIFFLLPFILLVSMVLPKFKNIRKTIFWFSLLILSLYHMSIPVKALTSNSGTMINQLLLLANDKVSVAIFIGFGFTALIQSSSALTALAINLGRVGVLEITGALGLILGANLGTCITGVLASFSFSKKAKTIVVGQILFNFLGIIIISIIFHHYVNLVIFLTPSKLIERQIANGQTLFNILSVIAILPIFPLFYRLVKQISLKIM
- a CDS encoding peptidoglycan DD-metalloendopeptidase family protein — protein: MADLKIPQFTTLKNLTQWQLGVVSLIITAVFLTIGYIGYSQYQPGYVYTVAVDGQEVGIVKNLDDLERIIDHLTNQETLRTGYDVVIVQEITTERVFQLKPQEHLPNLQYKIAQLVSYESAGTLIIVEGKPTVVVESEEVANKIIEEILQYYITNAKGDTVKDVEILNDVKFKAVAVRPDEIMDYELAKNLLLRGTPRYETYQVSRGDSLSAIARRANMTVEELKAANGLNSHIIYEGQELKLTTAEPLLNVKVVKEESKFESIPYTTQWRNTPNLFTWQTRVHTQGKPGQREVKYEITLINGVEVNRVEVSNKVVVEPVTRIAERGTATLPGRGTGIFRWPVQYGVGVITSHFGNRVHPITGRPDFHTGVDIAHSAGTPIYAAAGGRVVTSEYRGGYGNLVIIDHGNGYTTYYAHLQSMSVKVGDRVNQGQIIGRMGRTGSATGVHLHFEIRRNGTALNPMNFFAP